One Candidatus Methylomirabilota bacterium genomic window carries:
- a CDS encoding cyclic nucleotide-binding domain-containing protein, whose translation MELISRMMDGSIPYDTEGRLGPVSSGPGAKQEDRIERLKEVPLFEGCSRRQLRSVARIARVFDVPAESLLTRAGEAGDEFFLILDGTARVEVSPEKRVTLHPGAFFGEMSLLDGGPRSATVVADTPVRLLVIGRKHFADLLDQVPGLTLTLLTTLSRRVRQAEAQAERARAAAGL comes from the coding sequence ATGGAACTCATCAGCCGGATGATGGACGGCTCGATTCCCTACGACACCGAGGGCCGTCTGGGACCGGTGTCCTCCGGGCCGGGAGCGAAGCAGGAGGATCGGATCGAGCGGCTCAAGGAGGTGCCCCTCTTCGAGGGCTGCAGCCGGCGCCAGCTCCGGAGCGTCGCACGCATCGCACGCGTCTTCGACGTGCCCGCCGAGAGCCTCCTGACCCGCGCCGGCGAGGCCGGCGACGAGTTCTTCCTGATCCTGGACGGCACCGCCCGCGTCGAGGTATCGCCCGAGAAGCGGGTGACCTTGCACCCCGGCGCGTTCTTCGGCGAGATGAGCCTGCTCGATGGGGGCCCGCGGTCGGCCACCGTGGTGGCCGATACCCCGGTGCGCCTGCTCGTGATCGGCCGCAAGCACTTCGCCGATCTGCTCGATCAGGTGCCGGGTCTGACCCTGACCCTGCTGACGACGCTGTCGCGACGGGTTCGACA
- a CDS encoding amidohydrolase family protein, whose amino-acid sequence MSDSPGRVVDADGHVLEPADLWVKYLEPVYRDRAIRIARDQEGYEVLLIDGRPLKTLRGQLGALGGIDMDTRELLTRGHVTYAEGCPPGGYDPLARLQVMDGEGIDAVLLYPTIGICWEGHVADGGLATAYSRAYNRWLVEFCRTSPSRLYPIAHISLLDPAGAVEETVRARRDGCVGIYLSPDLAARGGRHFDDPVFAPFWETAQDLEMPIAFHVVVRDRQWFRQWLRKDPSDGLFGFAFLAIDVMAAFTQMLCAGMFERYPRLRCAVLEAGSNWIAAWLDRLDHKYRVMAHQTPIRMEPSAYFYRQCLISADPDESVTAEMIQHLGADYFIWASDYPHIDASFGVVRELRAHLAALPEDARRKVLGDNAARFYRLAA is encoded by the coding sequence ATGAGCGACAGCCCCGGCCGCGTGGTGGATGCCGACGGACACGTACTCGAACCGGCGGACCTGTGGGTGAAGTATCTGGAGCCCGTCTACCGCGACCGAGCCATTCGCATCGCGCGCGACCAGGAAGGCTACGAGGTCCTCCTCATCGATGGCCGGCCGCTGAAGACGCTGCGCGGCCAGCTCGGCGCCCTGGGCGGCATCGACATGGACACGCGCGAGCTGCTGACACGGGGGCACGTGACCTACGCCGAGGGCTGCCCGCCCGGCGGCTACGATCCGCTCGCGCGGCTGCAGGTGATGGACGGGGAGGGAATCGACGCGGTCCTGCTCTACCCGACCATCGGCATCTGCTGGGAAGGTCACGTGGCCGACGGCGGGCTCGCCACCGCCTACAGCCGCGCATACAACCGCTGGCTGGTCGAGTTCTGTCGCACCTCGCCGAGCCGCCTCTACCCCATCGCCCACATCTCGCTGCTCGATCCGGCCGGGGCGGTCGAGGAGACCGTGCGCGCCCGTCGCGACGGCTGCGTCGGGATCTACCTGTCGCCGGACCTCGCCGCGCGGGGCGGCCGTCACTTCGACGACCCGGTATTCGCGCCCTTCTGGGAGACCGCCCAGGACCTCGAGATGCCGATCGCCTTCCACGTGGTGGTGCGCGACCGGCAGTGGTTCCGGCAGTGGCTGCGGAAGGATCCGTCGGACGGCCTTTTCGGCTTCGCGTTCCTGGCCATCGACGTCATGGCCGCGTTCACCCAGATGCTGTGCGCCGGCATGTTCGAGCGGTACCCGCGTCTGCGCTGCGCGGTTCTCGAGGCCGGCTCGAACTGGATCGCGGCCTGGCTCGACCGGCTGGATCACAAGTACCGGGTGATGGCCCACCAGACCCCGATCCGCATGGAGCCCAGCGCCTACTTCTATCGCCAGTGCCTCATCTCGGCCGATCCCGACGAGTCGGTCACCGCCGAGATGATCCAGCACCTCGGCGCCGACTACTTCATCTGGGCGTCCGATTACCCGCACATCGACGCCTCGTTCGGCGTGGTGCGCGAGCTGCGGGCGCACCTGGCCGCCCTCCCCGAGGACGCCCGCCGCAAGGTGCTCGGCGACAACGCGGCGCGGTTCTACCGGCTCGCCGCCTGA